The stretch of DNA CGTCTACCACCTCCCGGACTACTACGCCGCCGTCGGCTACGTCCTCGACGACCTGGTCGAGCGGTCGTGCCTGCCCCGTCGCCTCCGGGTCCTCGATATCGGCGCCGGCGTCGGCGGGCCGGCGCTCGGTCTTCACGACTACCTGCCCGACGACGCGGTGGTCGACTACCACGCGGTCGAACCGAGCGCCGCCGCCGACGTGCTCGACGCCCTGCTGGACGAGACGCGGCGGAACTTCCGACCGACGATCCACCGCGAACGCGCCGAGGCGTTCGGCTTCGACGGCCCGTACGACCTCGTCGTCTGTGCGAACGTGTTGAGCGAACTCGACGACCCGGTCGCAGTCGTCGGGGACGCCCTCGACGCCCTCGCCGACGACGGGACGCTCGCCGCCATCGCGCCCGCGGACCTCGAAACCAGCACGGGCCTCCGGTCGGTCGAGCGGGCGGTCGCCGACGGCCGGGACGTGACCGTCTACGGCCCGACCCTCCGGCTGTGGCCGGGGCTGGCCCCCGAGGACCGCGGGTGGTCGTTCGACGAGCGCCCCCGGATCGACGCGCCGAGCTTTCAGCGGCGCCTCGACGACGCCGGCGGCGAACCCGGAACCTTCCGCAACGAGACGGTGAAGTTCTCCTACTCGCTCCTGCGGACCGACGGGACACGGCGGGTGGACGTGCGCGCCGACCGGTCGCGACACGCCCGAATGGCCGACATGGACGCTCACGTCACGGACCGGATCGACCTGCTGGCGGTGAAGCTGAGCCGGAACCTCGCCGACGACGGCAACCCGCTGTTCAAGATCGGCGACGGGAGCGAACGACTCGAACACTACGCGGTGGTGACCCGCGAGTCGGGGCTGAACCGCGACCTCCTGCGTGCGGACTACGGCGCCGTGCTCCGGTTCGAGAACGTCCTCGCGCTCTGGAACGACGACGAGGGGGCGTACAACCTCGTCGTCGACGACGAGGCGGTCGTCGACGTGATCGGGTGAACGATCGAAGCGGTGCGCCTTTCTCGCCGGGCGCCCGAGGGGTGGCATGGACGAGCCACACGTGCTCCTGACGAACGACGACGGTATCGACGCCGTCGGCTTCCGGGCGCTTCACGATGCCCTCTCTCGGTTCGCCGACGTAACCGCTGTCGCGCCGAACGGCGACAAGAGCGCCGTCGGCCGCGCGATGTCCCGTGAGGTACAGGTCGAAACCCACGACCTCGGATACGCCATCCACGGGACGCCGGCGGACTGCGTCGTCGTCGGTCTCGAAGCCCTGTGTCCCGACGTGGACTTGGTGGTCGCCGGCTGTAACCGTGGAGCGAACCTCGGGGCGTACGTCCTCGGTCGCTCCGGCACCGTCAGCGCCGCCGTCGAGGCCGCCTTCTTCGACGTGCCCGCCATCGCCGTCTCGCTGTACGTCCCCGGCGCGGACGGGGAGTGGCAGGAAAAGGCAAACGACCCGCTCGACTACCGCAACGCCACCGCGGCGACGACGTATCTCGTCGATCACGCCCTCGGCGCCGGCGTGTTCGAGCAGGCCGAGTATCTGAACGTCAACGCCCCCATCCACCACGCGGACGACGACCCGGCACCCATCGAGATCACCGAGCCGTCGACGCTGTACGACATGCGGGCCGACCGCGACGGCGAACGGATCAGCCTCACCGACAACGTCTGGGCGCGGATGCGCGACGGCGACATCCCCGACCCACAGGGCACCGACCGCCGGGCCGTCGTCGAGGGACGGGTCAGCGTCTCGCCGCTCACGGCCCCCCACTCCACCCAGCACCACGAAGCCCTCGACGCGCTGGCGGAGACGTATCTGACCTGAACGGCTC from Haloplanus salinus encodes:
- a CDS encoding small ribosomal subunit Rsm22 family protein, with the translated sequence MIDREAVRSNAKYLRRVRPIDPDEISEYVEGEPHPAVVRRVLREAAYDLGLFERADGTFVPVGTTPVSAPGWAPEAFPGRYAHALEDLLAERDGANWHRGDSGDRLREVIRRLKADYYAQAPVEYDEEVALGYAVYHLPDYYAAVGYVLDDLVERSCLPRRLRVLDIGAGVGGPALGLHDYLPDDAVVDYHAVEPSAAADVLDALLDETRRNFRPTIHRERAEAFGFDGPYDLVVCANVLSELDDPVAVVGDALDALADDGTLAAIAPADLETSTGLRSVERAVADGRDVTVYGPTLRLWPGLAPEDRGWSFDERPRIDAPSFQRRLDDAGGEPGTFRNETVKFSYSLLRTDGTRRVDVRADRSRHARMADMDAHVTDRIDLLAVKLSRNLADDGNPLFKIGDGSERLEHYAVVTRESGLNRDLLRADYGAVLRFENVLALWNDDEGAYNLVVDDEAVVDVIG
- the surE gene encoding 5'/3'-nucleotidase SurE, whose product is MDEPHVLLTNDDGIDAVGFRALHDALSRFADVTAVAPNGDKSAVGRAMSREVQVETHDLGYAIHGTPADCVVVGLEALCPDVDLVVAGCNRGANLGAYVLGRSGTVSAAVEAAFFDVPAIAVSLYVPGADGEWQEKANDPLDYRNATAATTYLVDHALGAGVFEQAEYLNVNAPIHHADDDPAPIEITEPSTLYDMRADRDGERISLTDNVWARMRDGDIPDPQGTDRRAVVEGRVSVSPLTAPHSTQHHEALDALAETYLT